From the Nodularia sp. NIES-3585 genome, one window contains:
- a CDS encoding UPF0175 family protein, with protein sequence MMSQLKIEYPETLPDALQQTREEFEQEAKMAMAVKLFEMKRISSGLAAQLAGVDRVSFLLNLHRYGVAMIDLTEEELLSDLKNTCI encoded by the coding sequence ATTATGTCACAGCTTAAAATCGAGTATCCAGAAACTTTACCAGATGCCCTTCAGCAAACCAGAGAAGAATTTGAGCAGGAGGCAAAAATGGCAATGGCAGTCAAACTATTTGAAATGAAACGAATTTCTTCTGGTTTAGCTGCACAGTTGGCAGGTGTAGATAGGGTAAGTTTTTTACTTAATTTACATCGTTATGGTGTGGCGATGATTGATTTAACAGAAGAAGAACTTTTATCTGATTTAAAGAATACCTGCATTTAG
- a CDS encoding tetratricopeptide repeat protein yields the protein MTLELTDWDNDLPSEGDEEYQALVRALKFTEGFGLFFARCSPAEGEQMITKIKADIANKNIQVLRLTESVHNLYDEIEQLENKEQIRILFITGLEHSLYEYEECKSFAGWNSRDIYSYSWKGVPPILINLNQQRERFRDNFKICFVFLLPQFAIKYFIQRAPDFFDWRSGLFEFAIGPEMLEQESLRHSLAEDYEKLLQLTPEQRNQQILQIQGLIAEEHQTPERQYDLFIQLGRLQSAGQDEKQALASFEKALEIKPDFHQAWNNRGNALRNLGRYEQAIVSYDKALEFQPDFQDAWYNRGLALRNLGRYEQAIVSYDKALSIQPDFQDAWYKRGIALGNLGRNEEALASFDKALEFKPDDHYAWQSRGNALDDLGRYEEALASYDKALSIQPDLSQAWNNRGIALDDLGRNEEALASYDRALEFQPDLSQAWNNRGFALDDLGRNEEAIASYDKALEFQPDFHQAWYNRGFALDDLGRNEEAVASYDRALEFKPDYHQAWYNRGNALGNLGRYEEAVASYDRALEFQPDLSQAWFKRGFALGNLGRNEEAIASYDKALEFQPDYHKAWNNRGIALGNLGRYEEAVASYDRALEFKPDYHQAWYNRGNALDDLGRYEEALASYDKALEFKPDYQPAWYNRGNALDDLGRYEEALASYDKALEFKPDYQPAWFNRGYALGNLGRYEEAIASYDKALEFKPDYHLAWYNKACCDAKLGNIEQALQNLQQAINLSPDEYLEMARTDSDFDGIREDERFQMLIKVQESNITPSHDAFLQGYAPEDEGLYDDYPSR from the coding sequence ATGACACTAGAACTTACTGATTGGGATAATGACTTACCATCAGAAGGCGATGAAGAATATCAAGCCTTAGTCCGCGCTCTGAAATTTACAGAAGGCTTTGGCTTATTCTTTGCTCGTTGTTCTCCGGCAGAAGGTGAGCAGATGATTACCAAAATCAAAGCAGATATTGCCAATAAAAATATCCAGGTATTGAGGCTGACGGAATCAGTTCATAATTTATATGACGAAATTGAGCAATTAGAGAATAAAGAACAAATCAGAATTTTATTTATTACGGGATTAGAGCATTCGTTGTATGAATACGAAGAATGCAAAAGTTTCGCAGGGTGGAACAGTAGGGATATTTATTCGTATAGTTGGAAGGGTGTACCACCTATTTTAATTAACCTCAACCAACAACGAGAACGCTTTAGAGATAATTTTAAGATTTGTTTTGTGTTCTTGCTGCCTCAGTTTGCTATTAAATATTTTATTCAACGCGCTCCCGATTTCTTTGACTGGCGTTCTGGTTTATTTGAATTTGCTATAGGTCCAGAAATGTTAGAGCAAGAATCGTTACGTCATTCTTTGGCAGAGGATTATGAAAAACTACTTCAGCTAACTCCAGAACAAAGAAATCAACAAATTCTACAAATTCAAGGACTAATTGCCGAAGAGCATCAAACACCTGAGCGTCAATACGATTTATTTATTCAGTTGGGAAGGTTACAGTCTGCTGGACAAGATGAGAAACAAGCACTTGCATCCTTTGAAAAAGCCCTGGAAATTAAACCTGATTTCCACCAAGCTTGGAACAACCGGGGGAATGCGCTCAGGAATTTAGGACGCTATGAACAAGCAATCGTATCTTATGACAAAGCCTTGGAATTTCAACCTGATTTCCAGGACGCTTGGTATAACCGGGGGCTTGCGCTCAGGAATTTAGGACGCTATGAACAAGCAATCGTATCTTATGACAAAGCCCTGTCCATTCAACCTGATTTCCAGGACGCTTGGTACAAGCGGGGGATTGCGCTGGGGAATTTAGGACGCAATGAGGAAGCACTTGCATCCTTTGATAAAGCCCTGGAATTTAAACCTGATGACCACTACGCTTGGCAGAGCCGGGGGAATGCTTTAGATGATTTAGGACGCTATGAGGAAGCACTTGCATCTTATGACAAAGCCCTGTCCATTCAACCTGATTTATCCCAAGCTTGGAACAACCGGGGGATTGCTTTAGATGATTTAGGACGCAATGAGGAAGCACTTGCATCTTATGACAGAGCTTTGGAATTTCAACCTGATTTATCCCAAGCTTGGAACAACCGGGGGTTTGCATTAGATGATTTAGGACGCAATGAGGAAGCGATCGCATCCTATGACAAAGCTTTGGAATTTCAACCTGATTTCCACCAAGCTTGGTACAACCGGGGGTTTGCATTAGATGATTTAGGACGCAATGAGGAAGCAGTTGCATCTTATGACAGAGCTTTGGAATTTAAACCTGATTACCACCAAGCTTGGTACAACCGGGGGAATGCGCTGGGGAATTTAGGACGCTATGAGGAAGCAGTTGCATCTTATGACAGAGCTTTGGAATTTCAACCTGATTTATCCCAAGCTTGGTTCAAGCGGGGGTTTGCGCTGGGGAATTTAGGACGCAATGAGGAAGCGATCGCATCCTATGACAAAGCTTTGGAATTTCAACCTGATTACCACAAAGCTTGGAACAACCGGGGGATTGCGCTGGGGAATTTAGGACGCTATGAGGAAGCAGTTGCATCTTATGACAGAGCTTTGGAATTTAAACCTGATTACCACCAAGCTTGGTACAACCGGGGGAATGCGCTAGATGATTTAGGACGCTATGAGGAAGCACTTGCATCTTATGACAAAGCCCTGGAATTTAAACCTGATTACCAGCCAGCTTGGTACAACCGGGGGAATGCGCTAGATGATTTAGGACGCTATGAGGAAGCACTTGCATCTTATGACAAAGCCCTGGAATTTAAACCTGATTACCAGCCAGCTTGGTTCAACCGGGGGTATGCGCTGGGGAATTTAGGACGCTATGAAGAAGCGATCGCATCTTATGACAAAGCCCTGGAATTTAAACCTGATTACCACCTAGCTTGGTACAACAAAGCTTGCTGTGATGCCAAACTAGGTAATATTGAACAAGCGTTACAAAACCTGCAACAAGCAATTAATCTAAGTCCTGATGAATATCTTGAAATGGCAAGAACTGACTCTGATTTTGATGGTATTCGAGAAGATGAACGTTTTCAAATGTTGATTAAAGTACAAGAATCTAACATTACTCCTAGTCATGATGCTTTTTTGCAAGGCTACGCACCAGAAGACGAAGGACTTTATGACGACTATCCAAGCAGGTGA
- the hflX gene encoding GTPase HflX, with protein sequence MRVGVGTPRQTQIPPLELPRYGAERLSGIRCIATHLKPEPPNESALTAMALQRLDALAVINITGTGFTKRGGGSTGYVKETYLAHLVSSTKHLVATPQLVISDEKSLAQDTALYSSVSPPMSLDMLSEHDFIDLVEGLEAEFQREFVAQEVDGDHDRVLLVGLITDKTTPQQFQDTIVELARLVDTAGGEVLQTVQQKRSRIHPQTVVGEGKVEEIALTAQTLGANLVVFDRDLSPAQVRNLERKIGVRVVDRTEVILDIFAQRAQSRAGKLQVELAQLGYMMPRLSGRGLAMSRLGGGIGTRGPGETKLETERRAIQKRISRLQQEVNQLQAHRSRLRLRRQNQEVPSVALVGYTNAGKSTLLNALTNAEVYTADQLFATLDPTTRRLVIAEGDTGATQEILLTDTVGFIHELPASLMDAFRATLEEVTEADALLHLVDLSHPAWLSHIRSVREILAQMPVTPGPALVIFNKIDQVDSATLAIAQEEFPLAVFISASQRLGLETLRQRLTQLIKYVVDAR encoded by the coding sequence ATGCGTGTAGGGGTAGGTACACCACGTCAAACGCAAATACCACCGCTAGAACTGCCCCGTTACGGTGCAGAACGTCTGAGCGGTATTCGTTGTATAGCTACCCATCTCAAGCCGGAACCGCCCAATGAATCGGCACTGACGGCGATGGCGTTGCAACGTTTAGATGCTTTGGCAGTGATAAATATCACCGGCACAGGATTTACAAAGCGTGGTGGCGGTTCCACTGGGTACGTCAAAGAAACTTATTTGGCTCACCTAGTCTCAAGTACCAAACACCTCGTAGCAACTCCGCAATTAGTAATCAGCGATGAAAAGTCCCTCGCGCAAGATACCGCTCTATACTCTAGCGTATCGCCGCCTATGAGTTTAGATATGTTGTCAGAGCATGACTTTATCGACTTGGTGGAAGGTCTGGAAGCAGAATTTCAACGGGAATTTGTCGCCCAAGAAGTAGATGGTGACCATGATCGGGTGCTACTTGTGGGACTAATTACTGATAAAACCACTCCCCAACAATTCCAGGACACCATAGTGGAATTAGCCCGGTTGGTGGATACGGCTGGCGGAGAGGTATTGCAGACAGTACAACAAAAGCGATCGCGCATTCATCCGCAGACGGTAGTTGGTGAAGGTAAAGTTGAAGAAATCGCCCTCACAGCCCAAACCCTGGGAGCTAATCTCGTTGTCTTTGACCGCGACCTCTCACCCGCCCAAGTTCGTAACTTGGAAAGAAAAATTGGTGTCCGGGTAGTTGACCGCACCGAAGTTATTTTAGATATCTTTGCCCAACGCGCTCAGTCCCGTGCTGGTAAATTGCAAGTAGAACTCGCACAGTTAGGATATATGATGCCGCGACTCAGTGGCAGAGGTCTAGCTATGTCCCGGTTAGGTGGTGGTATTGGGACACGTGGCCCTGGTGAAACGAAACTGGAAACAGAACGCCGGGCGATTCAAAAACGGATTTCCCGACTGCAACAAGAAGTAAACCAGTTACAGGCGCATCGTTCAAGGTTACGCCTGAGACGGCAAAATCAGGAAGTTCCCTCTGTGGCTTTGGTGGGCTATACCAACGCGGGTAAATCCACTTTGTTGAATGCTCTCACCAATGCCGAAGTTTACACAGCCGACCAATTATTTGCAACTCTTGACCCCACCACCCGCCGCCTAGTCATTGCTGAGGGCGACACTGGTGCAACTCAAGAGATTCTACTCACAGATACAGTAGGGTTTATACACGAACTTCCTGCTTCCTTAATGGATGCCTTTCGCGCCACCTTAGAGGAGGTCACAGAAGCCGACGCTTTACTGCATTTGGTTGATTTATCTCATCCGGCTTGGTTAAGCCATATTCGTTCAGTCAGGGAAATATTGGCACAAATGCCAGTAACTCCCGGCCCTGCACTGGTGATTTTCAACAAAATTGACCAAGTAGATAGTGCCACACTGGCTATAGCTCAAGAAGAATTTCCCCTGGCTGTGTTTATTTCCGCAAGTCAGCGATTAGGATTAGAAACCCTACGCCAACGTCTGACCCAACTGATTAAATATGTTGTTGACGCTCGCTAA
- a CDS encoding ATP-binding protein, which yields MTQDFAILKRIYNSFDPFRPLPAGDPAYVDCSEVRGDGDILVEVGREILLSDRMTSQLYAGHRGAGKSTELLRLQKYLDENGCFVVYFAADEEDIDPEDAQYTDILLACTRHLLRALKDNASPDSLLNWLNDRWQDLKDLALTEVSLEKLSIDLQISQFAKITANLKAEPGQRQKIREKVNPHTTTLIKALNQFIRDAKKNLPEGYSQLVLIADNLDRILPIPQEGGRSNHEQIFIDRSGQLQELDCHLIYTVPISLLYSNHATNVADIYGKTQVLPMIMVQTPENQKYDRGINKVTELLQKRLSLIDPNLSIVDIFEERQALEAICLMSGGHVRNLLLLMKEAMKYTNTLPIPTRAVKRSISELRNTYSNTVFANEWEALATVHHSKEKQNDQLYRGLLFNRCILEYRYIDKDEESRVWYDIHPLLKGVKEFKDAFNKLYPS from the coding sequence ATGACCCAAGATTTTGCCATTTTAAAACGGATATATAACTCCTTTGACCCATTTCGACCCTTACCTGCTGGAGATCCAGCTTATGTCGATTGTTCAGAAGTGCGGGGAGATGGTGACATCTTGGTAGAAGTGGGGAGGGAAATTTTGTTATCCGACAGAATGACCTCTCAACTATATGCAGGTCATCGAGGTGCTGGTAAATCAACGGAATTGTTGCGACTTCAGAAATATTTAGATGAAAACGGTTGCTTTGTTGTCTATTTTGCTGCTGATGAAGAAGATATTGATCCAGAAGATGCCCAATATACAGATATTCTCTTAGCTTGTACGCGTCATTTATTGAGGGCGTTAAAAGATAACGCTTCTCCAGACAGTTTATTGAACTGGTTAAATGACCGTTGGCAAGATTTAAAGGATTTAGCACTGACTGAGGTATCTCTAGAGAAATTAAGTATAGACCTGCAAATTTCCCAATTTGCCAAAATTACAGCAAATTTGAAAGCTGAACCTGGCCAACGCCAAAAAATTAGAGAAAAAGTCAATCCTCATACAACCACTTTGATTAAGGCGTTGAATCAGTTTATTAGAGATGCTAAAAAAAACTTACCTGAAGGTTATTCTCAACTGGTATTAATTGCTGACAACCTAGATCGAATTTTGCCTATACCTCAAGAAGGTGGACGCAGCAATCATGAGCAAATTTTTATAGACCGCAGTGGACAACTCCAAGAATTAGATTGCCATCTGATTTATACAGTGCCAATTTCTTTACTGTATTCTAACCACGCGACTAATGTAGCCGATATCTATGGAAAAACTCAGGTATTGCCGATGATTATGGTGCAAACTCCTGAAAATCAAAAATATGACCGGGGAATTAATAAAGTTACCGAATTGTTACAAAAACGTCTGAGTTTGATAGACCCTAATCTATCTATTGTTGATATATTTGAGGAACGTCAGGCATTAGAGGCAATATGCTTGATGAGTGGGGGTCATGTGCGAAATTTATTATTATTAATGAAGGAAGCGATGAAATATACTAACACCCTGCCCATCCCTACCAGAGCCGTAAAGCGTTCAATTAGCGAGTTAAGAAATACTTATAGTAATACTGTTTTCGCTAATGAATGGGAAGCACTAGCAACAGTGCATCATTCTAAAGAGAAACAAAACGATCAATTATATCGGGGTTTATTATTTAATCGCTGTATTTTGGAATATCGATATATTGATAAGGATGAAGAAAGTCGAGTTTGGTATGATATTCATCCCCTTCTTAAAGGAGTTAAAGAATTTAAAGATGCTTTTAATAAATTATATCCCTCATAA